GCGGCAGGTAGCCGAGGACGCCGTCGGCGGTGACGCTGCCCGCCGACGGCTTCAGCACGCCGGCGACGAGCTTCAGCAGCGTCGTCTTGCCGGAGCCGTTCGGGGCGACGAGCCCGGTGCGGCCGCCGGGGAAGGTGGCGGACAGGCGGTCGAAGACGGGGGTGTCGTCCGGCCACGAGAAGGACAGGCCGGACAGGACGATTTCGGGCATGGCGAAGACCTCGATGTGGCGCGAAGAAAAAGGGGGACGTCGAACGCGGCCCGCACCGGCACTGCCGGGGGCCTGCGTGCTCCGGAGCTACCCGGAGATGTCGACGTCACCTGCCACGAGGGTCTCCTCCCGAGATCTTCACTGCGAAGATAGCACTCGAACTTCTTCGAGCACGCGGCGCAGCGGCTGCCCGGTGGCCTCCGCCGCGGCCTTCACTTCCTCGTACTCCGGCTGCGCGGTCACGACGACCCCGTTCAGGAACCCGCGCTTCACGCTCACCGGCCGCCCGCGGTAGTCCACTGTGACGCTGTCGCGCGGCAGCGACCGCCGTTCGACGGGAGACAGCCGCACCCCCAGCGTCGAGGTGTGGGCGAACACCGCCGCGCAGACGCCGTCGACGCGGTCGTCCGCCGCCAAAGCCGTCAAGACCATGCCCGGCCGGCCCTTCGGGGCGGTCACCGGCGCGCACCACGCGTCCGCCGCGCCCGCGCCGCGCAACGCGGCCAGGACTTCCGGCCAGAGCCGGGGATCGAGGTCGTCGACCGTGGTCTCGACGACGGTCATCGTCGCGCGCACCCACGTCCGGTCCGGCTCCACGGCCGAGCCGACGACCACGCGGACGATGTTCGCGTGCCCGGGCGCATCGGCCGTGCCCGCGCCGACGCCGACCTTGACCGGCACGCAGGCCGGCATCGGGCCGTACGCGCCGGCCAGCGTGACGAGCAGCGCGGCGCCCGTCGGGGTGCACAGCTCGCGGGCCGCCGGGTGCGCGGCGACCGGGGCGCCCGCGGTGGTGAGCAGCGCGAGCACCGCGGGCGGTGGCACGGTGAGCCGGCCGTGCGCCGCGGTCACCGTGCCACCGCCGACGGCGATCGGCGAGACCGTCACGCCGGCATCCAGCAGGCCCAGCAAGTCCAGGCCGAGCGCGCAGCCCACGATGTCGACGATCGCGTCCAGCGCGCCGACTTCGTGGAAGTGCACGTGATCCCGCTCGATGCCGTGCACGGCGGCCTCCGCGTCGGCCAGCGTGCCGAACACCTTGGTGGCGAAGCGTTCCACGGCGGCGGGCAGTCCGGCAGACCCGATCAGGCCGAGGATCTCCGGGAGGTGACGGGCGTGTCGCGTCTCGGGCGCCTCGACGACGATCCGCCGTGCCCGCAACCCGTGGCGCCGCACCACCTCCTCGGTCAGCCGGACGTCGTCGACGCGCAGCCGGGCCAGTCCTTCGCCGATCACGTCGAAGTCCGCGCCCGCGTCGACCAGCGCGGCCAGCAGCATGTCGCCGGCACAGCCGTTGCCGGCGTCGATCCACGCGACGGTCACGGTGCCACCGACTGCCGGGCGACGCGGGCCGCGGCGACGCCCGCGCCGAAGCCGTTGTCGATGTTGACCGTCACCACACCCGGGGCGCAGCTGTTCAGCATCGTGAGGAACGCGGTCAGGCCGTCGAGGTGCCAGCCGTAGCCGACGCTCGTGGGCACGGCGATCAGCGGCGTGCCGCACAGGCCACCGAGGACGGTGGGCAGCGCGGCCTCCATCCCGGCGATCGCCACGACGGCGTCCGCGCTCGCGATCCGGTCGCGTTCGGCCAGCAGCCGGTGCAGCCCGGCCACGCCGACGTCGACGACGAGATCCGGCTCCGCGCCGAAGACCGCCACCGTCGTCGCGCATTCGCGGGCGACGGGCAGGTCCGAGGTCCCCGCGCACACGACGGCCACGCGGCCCCGTGGCGGCGGCACCGTCCCCAGCGTCACCGTGCGGCCGGCGTCGTCGATACCGGCCTCCGGCAGGCGTTCCCGGCACAGCTGCCGCGCCTCTTCGCCGACGCGCGTGGCGAGCACCGCGCGTCCGGGATGGGCTTCGTGCAGCCGCGCGAGTGCGGCCGTGATCTGTTCGGGCGTCTTTCCCGCGCCGAACACCACTTCCGGATCCCCCGTCCGGACGGCGCGGTCGAGGTCCAATCGCGCGAATCCCAGATCGGCGGTCTCCGCCGCCGTAACCCCAGTCGATACCACCTTCGACACGTTAGCCTTCCGGCGCGTCGTATGTAAACTGTTCCCGGGGGATGCCGCACGAATACGGCAATGGGTTGACTGGGTGGACCCGTCGCGATCGACTTACCGTACGCAAGACGCCTCGAGCGGAGGACAAGTGCTGTTCTTTTGCCGAAATTGGATCACCGCGCCCGCACGACCAGCGGGGACGGCGTAATGGCCACCGGAATCGAAGAGCGGCTGCTGGCCGAGGTCCGCGCGCTCGGGAGCGTGGCCATCGCGTTCTCCGGCGGCGTCGACTCGGCGGTCGTGCTGGCCGCGGCCGTGCGGGCGCTGCCCGCCGGGCGCGTGCTGGCCGCGATCGCCGACTCGCCCAGCCTCGCGCGGGCGGAACTCGTTGCCGCGCGGGGGATCGCGGCCGGCCTCGGGGTCGAGCTGGCCGAGGTCTCGACCGCCGAGCTGGCCGTTCCCGGATACCGGGACAACGCCGGCGACCGCTGCTACTTCTGTAAACAGGCGGTACTGGGCGCGATCG
This genomic window from Amycolatopsis mongoliensis contains:
- the larC gene encoding nickel pincer cofactor biosynthesis protein LarC, giving the protein MTVAWIDAGNGCAGDMLLAALVDAGADFDVIGEGLARLRVDDVRLTEEVVRRHGLRARRIVVEAPETRHARHLPEILGLIGSAGLPAAVERFATKVFGTLADAEAAVHGIERDHVHFHEVGALDAIVDIVGCALGLDLLGLLDAGVTVSPIAVGGGTVTAAHGRLTVPPPAVLALLTTAGAPVAAHPAARELCTPTGAALLVTLAGAYGPMPACVPVKVGVGAGTADAPGHANIVRVVVGSAVEPDRTWVRATMTVVETTVDDLDPRLWPEVLAALRGAGAADAWCAPVTAPKGRPGMVLTALAADDRVDGVCAAVFAHTSTLGVRLSPVERRSLPRDSVTVDYRGRPVSVKRGFLNGVVVTAQPEYEEVKAAAEATGQPLRRVLEEVRVLSSQ
- the larB gene encoding nickel pincer cofactor biosynthesis protein LarB, with translation MVSTGVTAAETADLGFARLDLDRAVRTGDPEVVFGAGKTPEQITAALARLHEAHPGRAVLATRVGEEARQLCRERLPEAGIDDAGRTVTLGTVPPPRGRVAVVCAGTSDLPVARECATTVAVFGAEPDLVVDVGVAGLHRLLAERDRIASADAVVAIAGMEAALPTVLGGLCGTPLIAVPTSVGYGWHLDGLTAFLTMLNSCAPGVVTVNIDNGFGAGVAAARVARQSVAP